The DNA region AATTTTATCTCCAAACTCAGCATCCTTAAGTTCATTATCTTTCATATTCATTAATTTTTATTAATTAGCCTGCTTGGCATATTAATTACTCTTTATTAAATAACTTGTCAAATAGAAAAATAGCTCTTAGAAAATTCATAGATTCAATTTACAGTTACAATCATCGACTACAACGTTTAAGCTATCGCTAATAGACTATCTCCATATATAAGCCTGTCCTTCAAAAATTGGCGTCGTCATGTCTAAAGAGCTGCGATGCTCACGTATATAGTACGCTGCGCTTCTCGACTTTGACACTCCTAGCTCTTCTTGAAGTTGACCTTCGTTTAACAACTCTTTATTAGAGGAGATACCTACAGCTAGTTGATAATTTTGCGTCAGAACGTGGTCTATCTCTCTTTAGCTGTCCCTTAGTATGATGGGGTTTTACGTACCCCATCTTCTTCAAATTATATTACTAGACAAAAAGATAAATAGGTTGTAAATTGGTAAAAAAACGCAACTTATTATATACTTGTTTTGATATCACGAACTGAAACTTAACGGAATTCAGCAGCAAGCCTAGTTCAGCGCAAGGTAGGTAAATGCTAAGGTTTTGAAGCTTTGAGGGCCTCAATTCAGATGCGCAAAAGAGTATTAAATACCTTAACCGCTCTAATCTCACTGGCTTTACTTATGACTTTCCAATTTATCACTGAAACACTAAAAAAATTTGACCCTAATTTTGATGAAGCTAAATTGCGCTTAGCTCTCTCCTTTAACCGTCAATATTCTAAAAGTAATAAAAACACCCCATTAAAAATAGCAAAAATAATTACCTCCATATACCCGGACAGTAATGCAGTTATTACCGCATTACTGTTTTTTAGCGCTAAGGAGAATAAGTTAGAATTAATAAACGCTCAACATTATAGCGTTGAAATATGGGAGCTATTTAAGGGAATAAACAAATTTTTTGAAATTTACAATAAAAATTATTACCCTAACCAGTCTCAAGCCTTTCAATTTTTATTATCAATAAATCAAGATATAGGTATCAGGATTTTACTCATAAGATTTGGGTATTTATTGGATAAAATAATATATTCTACAAAAATAACATATATGGAATATTATTTCATTGCGCTTGAAATAAGTGAAATTTATGTACCGTTATTAAAAGCAATAAAAATAGAAGATATACAAACTTCTTTACAAGATGTCTGTTTTCAAATATTGCAACCCAAATTAAATAACTTTATCAATACTACTTTAGAAACTCAATGTCTAAATAACCCACTATTGGTTAGTGAAGTAATTAATAAGTTGCATAATATTTTATCGGGTATAGATATCTGTTATAAAGTATATGGAAGAATTAAATCTTCATACTCCATCTGGAAAAAGGTAGTTTATAAATCTAGTGAGGTAAACAAAATATTCGATATTATTGGTATTAGAATAATAGTAAATAAGGAAACTGAATGTTATAAAATATTAAGAATGATCCATAATGATTATCAGGTCATACTCAATAGGTTTAAAAATTTTATTACTTTTCCTAAAAGCAATGGGTATCAATCGCTGCACACCGTAATAGTAGACCGTGAGCTACAGAAGATAGAGGTCCAGATATGTACTCAGAAGATGTACGATATCACTAAGCTTGGCCTTGCCTCGCATTTGCAATATAAGATGCAAGCAATAACAAGTAAAAACCTCAATATTACATATAATATATTAAATAATTTAATACTAGCTAGATTAACCCCATTTATTATAGCTATAACACATAACATACTTAGTAAGGCTAACAGAAATGGCTTTCTAAGCTCATATATAGTAGACACGAAGCAAGAAATATCTTCTTTAGATTTGCTGACTAAGACCTTAGATCTCTTGTATAATTCTACTAGAGAGAGTAATTGGCGCGAGGGACCGGCACTCAGAGCCCAGCGCCCACTCCCCTGCGCTGCAGACCCACGTACAGGAACGCCGGCAAACTCCCTGGTTGATGTAAATTACCCACGAAATCTAATACAGAGTTTAGAATTTACCCGCCAAATGCCCCCCTCTCTGTTAGCAGATTTAGCTGGACATAAACACCAGGAGATTATGCCGACTGTAAAATTATCAGATAAATTAACTTATGCAGAGCCACTAGTAATTAATGGAGAGGATAATAAGTTAGGAAATACCTCTAGAGGTGGTACGCCGGTATTACAGGATAAGTTCAAAGCTTCTCTATGTATTTCAAAAACAGATAGAGTGAATATTAAGCAAAAAACTTCAATAATACTGGGAGCAGGGGGTATAGAGAATATAAATAGGAATAAGGATCCCTGTTACCTGGTCACAACCACAGAACCCTATACACATTATACTCCAACAACTAATATAGGTGAGATACAACAACAAGATTCTGTATTAGGGCGGAGAAGAAAAAGAGGCGTAGAGAATTTAGAGAAAGATAAAACAATAGAAGCACCAGATGATCAACCAGTTAATCACTTGGCTGCAATAATAGAACCTCATGGAGCAAATCATAATGTGAATACAGCATTCGAACGGTCTCGTGATCAACTTAGCCAATTTCTTTCCATATACAAGCAGAAACGTACTGACTTGAAAAATTTGCCTGCTGGTAGTCCTGGTATATGTAGAAAATCTATGGACCTACACTATAATACAATGGAACAGTTGGAGAGGCTGTGTAGTAGCGGCCTACTTGATGGTCTTGGAACACCTTCTTTCCTAAACGGCCCAAACGAAATGTTACTTAATGACATACCTCAAGAGGTGATCAGACTAAATTTACACTATACTATATTGTGGAATCTAAAAATATTACGCGAATGTTCTACAGTTGAGCAGCTTACAAACGCTGTGAAACATGTTCTAGCGGCAAACGCTTTGCCTCCATTAGAGGCGCTTGACAATTTTTGTCAGGCTTTTTTTGACGAAAGGGTAGATATGCCCTCGGGTAGTGAGCAAGGAGCTGCTTCAACCGCTGTGTCATACGATGAGACACTTGAAGATATACTACCAGATCTTAAGAGTTTTTTCGACTCTGCTATATCCAATGAGGCAAGTGGTGAGGTCGTAAACAGAGAGCCAGAGCCTGATGGGTCAATCTTGGCTATATCACTTAGGGTGCCAGTGCTTAAGTTAGGGGGTGACTCAGCAGCCTTGCAATCAACCGATGAGCAAGATGATGAAGCCATAGACAGAGACGTAGAGCTTGAGGGACGCCCTGTATCAGACTCGGCATCGCTTAGGGTGCCAGAGCTTGAGGAACGCCCTGAGTCAGGCCTAGGTACATCAATCGATTTGCCAGACAATGAATCAGACTATATTCAAAACTTTCGTAGCTTTGGAGCATCCAATGAGTCAGGCGGTGAGATCATAAGCAGAGAGCCAGGGCTTGATGGGTCAGACTTGGCAACACTTAAGGTACCAGAGCTTGAGGAACGCCCTGAGTCAGGCCTAGGCACCTCAATCGATTTGCCAGCCAATGAATCAGACTATATTCAAAACTTTCGTAGCTTTGGAGCATCCAATGAGTCAGGCGGTGAGGTCATAAGCAGTGAGCCAGAGCTTGATGGCTCAGTCTTGGCTGTATCATTTAAGGTGCCAGAGCTTAAATTAGGGAGTGACTCAGCAGCCTTGCAATCAATCAATGAGCAAGATGAGGAGCCAGAGAATGTGCAAATAGACGCTGCGCAATACGATGAGTTCATAGGCATTATCCCAGATCTTGCGTCATCAGGACGTGACTCAGGCATGAGTACTATATTAGATCCTGAGCCGCGCCCTGTGTCATCACTTGAGGTGTCAGGCGTGCCACGCCCTGAGGCAGCATCTGACTCAGGGTATCCTTCAAACTATACGTCATTCGATTCAAAGGAGGAGCTTGAAGATGCTGAAAACCTTCGTAGCCCTTCTTCAGCCCAGGATACAATTGGTGCTTTAGGAGCCATAAATATACCTAAAGAAGACGCTTAAGATTATTGCGTTGGTAGATTATTATGTTGGCAATTTTGTCACTTGCACTATAGCAGGCCGCAGCAATCTGTCTTTTATTTTATACCCTAACTGCATGACGGCTATTATACTATCTTGTTCATATTCATTAGATGCTATTTGGGAAATAGCATGATGAATATTGCAGTCAAATTTATCCCCTGGCATTGGTTCTATTGCCTCTAAACCATGTTTTTTTAGTATATTTACTAAATCGCTTTTAGTCATTTCGACGCCAGTAATAATATTAGCCGCTTCCTCTCCTATATCTTGTGGCTTGTGCTCCAGAGCTCTCGCAAGGTTATCATTAACCGTTAGTAGATCTTTAGCAAAAGCCACAATTGCATATTCTCTGGTATCGATAATTGTTTTTTCCAAACGTTTTCTAGTATTTTCTGCTTCTGCTACTGTCCTTAATAATTTATCTTGCAATATCTCCACTTGGCTCTTTAAATTAGTAACTTCTACTAGCTGCTCTTTTGATGCCGTAAGATCTAAATCTTGAGCTGTTTCGTTGCTTTCTCGAGCTGCACTAGTAGATTGTAATTCTTGAATATCCATATCTTTTTTTGGTTGATTGTCCATATATGTAGCTTTTCTCTTGCAAAAGTTTAGTTTTTTTACATATAGTATAAATTTTTGTATTTTCAAGTCAATTGTAATTAAGAAATATGTATGAGACCTTCTAAACGCAAAAACAATCAGTTACGTAATATCTCCATCGAACCAGCAATTCTTCTTAATGCCGCTGGTTCTTGTCTTATCAAATATGGTAATACCCATGTTATTTGTAGTGTTACTTATGAACCTACTATACCCTCATTCTTACGCGGCCAAAATCAAGGATGGATAAGTGCTGAGTATGGAATGTTACCAAGCTCTACTAATCAACGAGTAAGGCGTGAAGCGGCTCAAGGCAAACAATCAGGAAGAACGCAAGAAATCCAGAGATTAATAGGTAGATCGCTACGTTCTGCAATTGATCTTTCGGCTTTAGGGGAAAGACAATTTATTATTGATTGTGATGTCATCAATGCAGATGGGGGTACTAGAACCGCTGCAATCACCGGCAGTTATGTAGCTCTTCATTTGGCAATTAGCTCATTAATGACTAGAAAAATCCTTAAAACCAACCCTTTACTTAAGCAAGTAGCTGCCATCTCATGTGGTATATATAAGGGCGAGCCTATAGTGGACCTTGATTACCTTGAAGATAGTAATGCTGAAGTTGATGCCAATTTTGTTTTCGCCAATAACGGGAATATAATAGAGATTCAAAGCACTGCCGAAAAAGAACCATTTTCTGAAGAACAATTTAACGCTATGCTAAAATTAGCGCATAGTGCTACCGCAGAGCTTTTTCACCTCCAAAATAAAATATTATTAGGGATTCGCTAAATTATCAAAAAGTTAATAACATATTAATTTACTTGATTTTCTTAACTATGCGTTTATATTCCTGCTGTTATTGCTTATGTAAGAACCATTTATATGAGCAATGTCAGGATATCTTATATAAATATAATTAAGAGAAGATATGAGTAAACCCCTATATGATCCAAACAACCAAACACCAACCATAAACAAGAGAATAGCTCCTAGTAAACCTACGCCTTTAACACTAGAAATTTATGAGAATGAAATAAATACTTACAGGGAAACGATTCGTGATCTTGCGGAGAAGATATCCCAATTATCTGAGAAAGAATTGTATATGACAGCATTAGCGCTAACAGAGAAGGAGTTAATACCTATATGTTTTTCTGACTTAAGCTTAAAGCCAGAACTTATATCCTCATGTAGAATAGCTGAGAGCCTTCGGACGCTAATAAGCATCTGTAAAAATAGATAGGGACAAAGATTGTTTATCTGCAGAGCTTTTTCCATCTCGTGATTATCACCGCACTGTAAATGAACCTAGCCAATTAATTACGCTACACAAAAGTGACTATAACCCTCAAAATGAAGTTCATCAGGAAGCTGCTACTCCTGCTAATATGAAAGTATCATACTGGCTTAATTTTCAATGTAGTAACGATGGGTGGCACGCAGGAGATACTGATAATTTACACCTTAACCCTGCGATCACTAATAGCAGCGCTCCTCACGCAGTACCTTACAATAGTGAAATAGTTTTTAATGACCAGGAATTAGATATTGCCCCCCTAGGACAAAACTCCAATGCGGATCTTGCGGTATAATCCTTATACTAAACCACAAGAGATTTAAGACAAACCCAAATAAACCTATAGCAAGGCGCTTAGCCTTGCTTAGCTTTAAATCTCTTAGTTTTCTTATTTATTACCAGGATTTTACCTTTTCTTTTAACTACCTGACAATCCTTATCTCTTTTCTTTAAAGATTTCAAGGAACTAACAACTTTCATATATTTAACCTTTATCCCTACTTAACCAAAACTTATAAAATACTAGATCAGCTCTTATAGTAGGTTTGGTATTAAAAACGATGACAATAATATTTTTTCTTATCTACGTCAACTTAAAACTTAAATATTACATTAATAGTAGGCTTGCCCTAATATAATTATTAGAGTATCTTGCGTTTTAGAGACTCTTCGTTACTTAGAATAGATTATGTTAAGCAGCTATAAATTATTTATTATTTTTTTATTTGGTTTAATTAGCGGCTTTACTCTAATGATTACTGGTAATACTTTAAATTATTGGCTAGCTAAAGAAGCGCTTGATTTACAAACGATAGGGATATTTGCTTTTATTCTGATTCCTTACTCTATAAATTTTTTATGGGCTCCTATATTCGATACTGTCTATCTAGGATATTTAAGCAAAATATTGGGGCATAGACTATCTTGGATTTGTGTAATTCAATTTTTTTTAGCCTTATTTATTTTTCTTTTAAGTATCTTAGACCCTAAATATAATCTGATAATATTTGCTTTAATAGGGGTAGTAATAGCTTTCTTGAGTTCAGCCCAAGATGCAATTCTTGGCGCCCTTAGAACTGAAATAATTGCCAAAGAATCTCAAGGAGCCACGGCAGGAATCTACATTTTTGGTTACCGTATTGGGATGTTAATCTCAGGACCTGCTGCGATTTATCTATCCGCGCATCTTGGCTGGAGTAGTATATATAAAATTTTTGCTATTTTGGTGCTAGTTTATTCAGTTATTTTAACTATTAGCTTATTACACCCTAAAAATCGTCCTCCCCGAACAATATTGATCCATAAAAAGAGAGAATGGATCAATAGTTCTACTTTCATCCAAAATATATTAAAGCCTGTTGGTCCATTTTCTTTGACGTTGACTATAATAGTTTTCCTCATTTTATATAGATTGCCAGATAATTTTATCAACATGATGATCAACCCGTTTTTAATTCATATTGGCTATAACGAACTAGAAATAGCAAGTACTGGTAAGTTTTTAGGAATAGTATCAGCAATAATGGGAGGATTAATAGCCAGTTTCATTATGAGGAAAAAAAATATATTAGATAGTTTGTTGTTATTTGGCATATTACATATGTTTGCCCATAGTTTGCTTATTCTCCAAGAAATATGTGGTAAAAACTTATTATTATTATTTATTACAGTAGGGTTTGAAAGTATCACTAGTGGGATGGCTATGACCGCATATATAGCTTTTATAGCTTCAATATGTCAAGGGAGATTCCGGGCTACTCAATATTCTTTTTTCACTGCTATGATGGGCTTTTCTAGATCAATTTTCCCTGCTCTTTCCGGATATGTTGTAGTACAACTTGGTTGGCAAAACTTTTTCCTATTCATTATAATCATTACTCTACCCTCTTTACTACTTCTTAGAAAACTGAGATCCTTGTTAATTTGAACCTAGATTTGAGGTAAAAATTAACAACTCGGTGCCGGCTGTGAAAGAGAATCTCTTGACTGAGCCAGGAAGTCTACTTCTTAATATTTTCTCGAAATTAATATTTCCTACCCTTGGTTTAAAAATTTTTTACCTTTTAGTTGTTTTTAACTATACATAATAAACATTTTTATGTTAAATTAAGCTTAACAGCTATTATAGATAACTTAATAACTATAATAGTAGCTTATCAACTTAAAAATGAGTAATTTATGGAACAACCAAAATCTTTATCCAATCTGCCAATGAAATATCCTCTTCCTATCAGGGCTGTTTCTACCCATGTACCTGAACGGATGGAGCAGGTAACAACTATAGGGGTGACAGATAACGATGGGTATGCAGCAAAAATAAGAGATGCGGTGTGCAGTAAATCCGCCAAAATAGCGTACGGAGCTACTATTCTTACTGTCGCTACTGCCGGATGTATAGTCAGCTTGCTCTACCATTATAATGTACTCAAGGGGCCTAACTCTGAATATTCATCCTATAGTAATGACACCTTCTCCCCCCTCAATAGTACAGTTTTTAATACAACCGATACTATAGAAATGCTAGGGACTCATGTCTAAATCTTTAGATATTAGACTTCCTGCATAAGCCGAAAAAGCTCTCGGGATTTTTAGGGACAACGCAGCTGAGCCGAGCTGCGTACTTAAGGGTACGTGAGGATTTGATCCTAGATTAATTGTCTCTTACCAGCTCGGCGCCGGCTATGAAAGCAAATCTATTGACTGAGGCAGCAAGTCTACTGATTAATATTTTCTTGAAATTAATCCATTCCTACCCTTGGTTTAAAAATTTTTTACCTTTTAGCTGCTTTTAACTATACCTAATAAACGTCTTTATATTAAATTAACTTTAACAGCTATTATAGATAACTTAATAACTATAATAGTACTTTATCAACTTAAAAATGAGTAATTTATGCAACTGTCAACGATGCCAACACTTTTATCTAATACTCCAATAAACTTCCCTTCTCCTACCTATAGACCTGATTCTGGTATACCTAAAAACATGAGTCCCGTATCATATCCAGTATCTCCAGTATCATCTCCAGATGTGACAAGCCACCGCTGTTATCTAGCAACAGTAAAAGATAAGATATGTAGTGAAGGAGCACTAAAAGCGTGGTACACGTGCAACACAACGTGCAGCACCGCTATGGTGGTTGCCAGTATTACCATGGTTTTGTGTTGGCTCTTCTATTTTTACGTACTCAAGGAACCTAACTCTGGATATTCATCCTATAGTAGTGACCCCTCCACCCCCGATAGTACAGTTTTTAATACAACCGATGCTATAGAGATGCTAGGGACTCATGTCTAAATCTTTAGATATTGAGAGCAGTCTGGCAGCAGACCTATTATTCTAGGCTCGAATATACTCGAGTGATCCCTAGAATTGTTTGTTCATTTTATTGGAGTTTCACGTGCTTATGTAACGTATATGTTACTTACGCGCGCCTATTACTGCCAAATAAAATGAGGGTTTTGGCAGATCAAAAGAGTATACTATCTCTATATTTTAACGCCATGTTCGACTTTTTTTTAGCAGGTAACTAATTTTTCGAGTTGTGTTGGCACAAGTTTTAAAGACTTTGTCAAAAATGTAGCAATAGTATGAGCAAGTAATTTTCTAGCGATGCGAGATTGTAGATGCCAGTAACTCTTAACTCTGATAGCATTAATAGCAAAACGTTCTGTAAGCTGACCAATAACAGTTTCAATTAAACGACGAGTAGCAGTAATCCATTTAAGGAAATTCTTGGATCTATTATCCTTCATATTCTTTTTTAAAGGTGTTTGTAAATCAATGTTTTTGGTGGCCAACTCATCTTTTAAATCCTGACCAAGATAGCCTTTATCGCCCAGTACCATGCCACTAATATTAGGAGACATTACTTGCAGAGCTTCACGTTCAGACCCATTAGCAGGAGTTATCATGAATCCAGCTATTCGACCTTCTTCATTAATTAATACGTGTCCTAGAAAACCGTAATAATAGCTATCTTTCGAAGCGCAGTACCCATAGTCAGCGTATTCCTTAAAACATCGCCCTCTCGTTGCTCGGGCCAAATTTATTACAGGAATCGGTACCCCATCTATCATATGCAGATCTGATTTGCTTGCACTCTTAAACAAGTCGGCAAGCAGCATGTTCTTAATAGATAAAAGACCGCTACATTGCTTCACATAAGACGGTCTACTCTTTAGATTGGGAAACCATTCTTGAAAATGACGTTTAAAATATTCCCATATCTGCTTGTCTTGGTGCAAACCGATAAATTCTCCCACCACTTCCATTGTTAATGCTTCCACGTCACTTAAGCAAGGTGGAAATCCTGCTTTCCTTACTTTGATATTTTTGGTTATTATAGTCATTTTTTCTTCTATGAAACAATACACAGTAATGATAAACTCTTCTAGGGTCATAGCTTCTTTCTCGATAATTGAACTATGACCTTATTAGGCTATCCTATTCTTTTGTCAATCTTAAAAAAAAGTCGAACATGGCGTTATTTTAATAATTTCCTTTATTTAAAGTCGAATAATCATTTTCATATAACATATTTTGCTATATTGATATTATTAGACTTGCTGCATAAGTCAAAAATAGTGGGGGCAAGTTTTGACAACAAAATCACCCCATAGATCGGGCTTATGCAGCAAGTCTATTGAAACACTTTATAATTATCTTTAGATGCCAATCCTGTGCCATTTATCAACTACGCTTCCTTTAAGCGCGCAAATACCTACGAAATTGTTAAAACAAATTTCCTCTTGGGTTAAGCTGGATAGGCATATTATCATAATAATGATCTTATTTCTTTTCCCCTATTTAACAAATGCTGACCACCAAGCAGCAGACTCACAATTAGCTCCTCAGCAATTTAACTTTATATCAACTGATTATGTGGAATATGTTAAAAATGAACAAATGATTTACGCTAAAGGGAATGTTCAATTAATAATAGGAGATTATTTTTTATCAAGTAATAGATTATTCTATGATATAGCTCAAGATAAGCTATGGGCAGAAGGTAATGTAGTGATTAAAGATCAACAAAATAAAATCATTTTAGGGGAAACTGTTATATTAAAAGACAAGCTAAAAACTGGAGTAATTTCTGACTTTATTTTATATTTTGGGGATAATACAATTTTAGTATCCCAGCTAGCAGAAAGAGTCAATGAAAACGTTTTACAGCTAGCAAATAGTACTTTTACCCCTTGCAAAATATTATGTAATAAGAAACCTATTTGGCAAATTTCTGCCAAAAATACCGAAGTAGATCTTAATAATAATATAATGGTTTATAAACACCTGTTTTTTGAAGTGTGGGGTGTACCTATTTTTTACACCCCATATTTCTCTCATCCAACGCCTAAAGCTAAGGCGAAATCTGGGGTATTA from Candidatus Tisiphia endosymbiont of Beris chalybata includes:
- the grpE gene encoding nucleotide exchange factor GrpE, translated to MDIQELQSTSAARESNETAQDLDLTASKEQLVEVTNLKSQVEILQDKLLRTVAEAENTRKRLEKTIIDTREYAIVAFAKDLLTVNDNLARALEHKPQDIGEEAANIITGVEMTKSDLVNILKKHGLEAIEPMPGDKFDCNIHHAISQIASNEYEQDSIIAVMQLGYKIKDRLLRPAIVQVTKLPT
- the rph gene encoding ribonuclease PH; protein product: MRPSKRKNNQLRNISIEPAILLNAAGSCLIKYGNTHVICSVTYEPTIPSFLRGQNQGWISAEYGMLPSSTNQRVRREAAQGKQSGRTQEIQRLIGRSLRSAIDLSALGERQFIIDCDVINADGGTRTAAITGSYVALHLAISSLMTRKILKTNPLLKQVAAISCGIYKGEPIVDLDYLEDSNAEVDANFVFANNGNIIEIQSTAEKEPFSEEQFNAMLKLAHSATAELFHLQNKILLGIR
- the ykgO gene encoding type B 50S ribosomal protein L36, whose protein sequence is MKVVSSLKSLKKRDKDCQVVKRKGKILVINKKTKRFKAKQG
- a CDS encoding AmpG family muropeptide MFS transporter, producing the protein MLSSYKLFIIFLFGLISGFTLMITGNTLNYWLAKEALDLQTIGIFAFILIPYSINFLWAPIFDTVYLGYLSKILGHRLSWICVIQFFLALFIFLLSILDPKYNLIIFALIGVVIAFLSSAQDAILGALRTEIIAKESQGATAGIYIFGYRIGMLISGPAAIYLSAHLGWSSIYKIFAILVLVYSVILTISLLHPKNRPPRTILIHKKREWINSSTFIQNILKPVGPFSLTLTIIVFLILYRLPDNFINMMINPFLIHIGYNELEIASTGKFLGIVSAIMGGLIASFIMRKKNILDSLLLFGILHMFAHSLLILQEICGKNLLLLFITVGFESITSGMAMTAYIAFIASICQGRFRATQYSFFTAMMGFSRSIFPALSGYVVVQLGWQNFFLFIIIITLPSLLLLRKLRSLLI
- a CDS encoding IS982 family transposase — its product is MTLEEFIITVYCFIEEKMTIITKNIKVRKAGFPPCLSDVEALTMEVVGEFIGLHQDKQIWEYFKRHFQEWFPNLKSRPSYVKQCSGLLSIKNMLLADLFKSASKSDLHMIDGVPIPVINLARATRGRCFKEYADYGYCASKDSYYYGFLGHVLINEEGRIAGFMITPANGSEREALQVMSPNISGMVLGDKGYLGQDLKDELATKNIDLQTPLKKNMKDNRSKNFLKWITATRRLIETVIGQLTERFAINAIRVKSYWHLQSRIARKLLAHTIATFLTKSLKLVPTQLEKLVTC